In one Magallana gigas chromosome 7, xbMagGiga1.1, whole genome shotgun sequence genomic region, the following are encoded:
- the LOC117686329 gene encoding uncharacterized protein, producing the protein MGRRKRKLASGDSCTATAKKLIKTCSTTETAKKLIKTGDFVWAKLPSTSYLWPVKIEKVDISDDHEEYHVYCKADTVIYKTRQVEIFLENMEIWKAKGEYILRKKNATLQAFQNDVKWALESIEAQPGDHPHQLDVVEFNGRESYKGSGSVDAVIESVLEDAYAGDHPHQLDVVEFNGRESYKRSGSVDAVIESVLEDAHAGDHPHQLDVVEFNGRESYKGSGSVDAVIESVLEDAHAGDHPHQLDVVEFNGRESYKGSGSVDAVIESVLEDAYAGEISDYAN; encoded by the exons GGAAGGAGGAAAAGGAAACTGGCATCGGGAGATTCATGTACTGCAACTGCAAAGAAGTTAATCAAAACATGTAGTACTACTGAAACTGCAAAGAAGTTAATCAAAACTGGTGATTTTGTTTGGGCAAAACTGCCTTCAACTTCCTACCTCTGGCCtgtaaaaatagaaaaagtGGATATTTCAGATGATCATGAAGAATATCATGTGTATTGTAAGGCAGATACTGTAAT ATACAAGACCAGAcaggtagaaatatttcttgaaaacatgGAGATATGGAAAGCAAAAGGAGAAT ATATTTTGCggaaaaaaaatgcaacattGCAAGCATTTCAAAACGATGTCAAGTGGGCCTTGGAATCTATAGAAGCACAACCAG GCGATCACCCTCATCAGTTAGATGTAGTAGAGTTTAATGGCAGAGAGTCATATAAAGGATCTGGTTCTGTTGATGCAGTGATAGAGTCTGTCCTTGAAGATGCATATGCAG GTGACCACCCTCATCAGTTAGATGTAGTAGAGTTTAATGGCAGAGAGTCATATAAAAGATCTGGTTCTGTTGATGCAGTGATTGAGTCTGTCCTTGAAGATGCACATGCAG GCGATCACCCTCATCAGTTAGATGTAGTAGAGTTTAATGGCAGAGAGTCATATAAAGGATCTGGTTCTGTTGATGCAGTGATTGAGTCTGTCCTTGAAGATGCACATGCAG GTGACCACCCTCATCAGTTAGATGTAGTAGAGTTTAATGGCAGAGAGTCATATAAAGGATCTGGTTCTGTTGATGCAGTGATTGAGTCTGTCCTTGAAGATGCATATGCAGGTGAGATATCTGACTATGCTAACTGA